The DNA region GAAGCGCTCGGAGAAGATCTCCTCCACGGCGACCGCTTTGCGCCTGCTCCACGGATGATCCCGCGGGACGGTCAGGACCATCTCGTCCTGCCAGATCTTCTCGACCCGGAGCCGCGCGTCCTCGACGGGAAATCCGACGAAGCCAAGCTCCACCCGGCCGTCGAGCACGGCCTCGACGATACCCGCGGAGTCCGCGATCTTGAGGATCGGTTTCACGTCCGGATAACGATTGACGAATGCCCCCAGCTTCTGCGGCAGAACGTACTCGCCCGGATTGTTGCTCCCGCCCACCCACAACTCCCCTTTCGGCGTCCGCTGGAAATTTTCGACCGCCGCCACCGCCTGGCGCTTGAGGGCCAGCAGCCCGCGGGCATGCTCGAGCAGCACTTCCCCGAGCGCCGTGAGAACCACCTCGCCGCGAACGCGGTAGAAGAGGCTGCCGCCCAGCGCTCTTTCGAGCTCCTGGATGTGGCCGCTGACCGTCGGCTGCGTCAGCGAAAGGTGCTCGGCGGCGCGGGAAAAGCTCTTGAGATCAGCCACCCAATAGAACACCTCCAGCTTGTGAAGATCCAGATCTCCCCGGAGCTTACCCATGGTTTCTATCGTATCCCATGAAACCGTCCGGATGAAAAGAGTGGCCGGACCGCGTTGTCAACCGCGGCGACGGTCGGTATAGTTCAATCGATGCCGAAAGAGCTGCCCCTCGCTCAGTTTCACCGGGCAAACGGCGCGGAGTTCTTCGAACGCGACGGCTGGAGCCTCCCGCGTCATTTCGGAAACCCGGAAG from Candidatus Zixiibacteriota bacterium includes:
- a CDS encoding selenium metabolism-associated LysR family transcriptional regulator, whose product is MGKLRGDLDLHKLEVFYWVADLKSFSRAAEHLSLTQPTVSGHIQELERALGGSLFYRVRGEVVLTALGEVLLEHARGLLALKRQAVAAVENFQRTPKGELWVGGSNNPGEYVLPQKLGAFVNRYPDVKPILKIADSAGIVEAVLDGRVELGFVGFPVEDARLRVEKIWQDEMVLTVPRDHPWSRRKAVAVEEIFSERFISREQGSGTLGTIRNLLRRAAGGRGRDLKVIMELGSSEAVKEAVIAGSGISILSRVSIRRELDAGLLAEVPVRGLRFQRDFFEIFHNRRPLTPVSIAFRKFLRA